From one Pseudopipra pipra isolate bDixPip1 chromosome 2, bDixPip1.hap1, whole genome shotgun sequence genomic stretch:
- the CHST10 gene encoding carbohydrate sulfotransferase 10 has translation MPDNMHHQWLLLAACFWVIFMFMVASKFITLTFKDPDGYGVRQESLILTAVTKVEEVHVPEEKHWPEEFQPTGKAFSGNLIRQPLVHMERLELLRNICRDTALRDLSHTAVSKFVLDRIFVCDKHKILFCQTPKVGNTQWKKVLIVLNGAFSSIEEIPENIVHDHEKNGLPRLSSFSDSEIKKRLNLYFKFFIVRDPFERLISAFKDKFVHNPRFEPWYRHEIAPGIIRKYRKNRTETKGLQFEDFVRYLGDPNHRWLDVQFGDHIIHWVTYVELCAPCEITYSVIGHHETLEDDAPYILKAAGIDHLVSYPTIPPGITVYNRTKVERYFSGISKRDIRRLYARFEGDFKLFGYREPDFLLN, from the exons ATGCCTGACAACATGCACCACCAGTGGCTGCTGCTAGCTGCATGCTTTTGGGTGATATTCATGTTCATGGTTGCTAGCAAGTTTATCACGTTGACTTTTAAAGACCCAGATG GCTACGGTGTCAGGCAAGAGTCATTGATACTGACAGCTGTGACAAAAGTGGAGGAGGTACATGTGCCGGAGGAAAAACATTGGCCTGAAGAATTCCAG CCAActggaaaagctttttctgGAAATCTGATCCGCCAGCCCCTGGTTCATATGGAAAGACTTGAGCTTCTCAGGAACATCTGCAGAGACACTGCATTGAGAGATCTTTCTCACACTGCAGTTTCCAAATTCGTCTTGGACCGAATATTTGTGTGTGACAAGCACAAGATCCTGTTTTGTCAGACGCCAAAAGTGGGCAACACTCAGTGGAAAAAAGTCTTGATTGTTTTAAATG GGGCATTTTCTTCCATAGAAGAGATCCCAGAAAATATTGTACATGATCATGAGAAGAACGGCCTTCCACGTTTGTCCTCTTTCAGTgactctgaaattaaaaaacg ACTGAATTTATACTTCAAGTTTTTTATTGTTAGAGATCCATTTGAAAGActtatttctgcatttaaagACAAGTTTGTGCACAATCCTCGTTTTGAACCTTGGTACCGGCATGAAATTGCTCCCGGCATCATTCGTAAATACAGAAAGAACCGCACAGAGACCAAAGGGCTGCAGTTTGAGGATTTTGTGCGCTACCTCGGTGATCCCAATCACCGATGGTTGGATGTTCAGTTTGGTGACCACATCATTCATTGGGTAACATATGTGGAACTCTGCgctccctgtgaaatcacataCAGCGTGATTGGACACCATGAAACCCTGGAGGACGATGCTCCGTATATCTTGAAAGCAGCCGGCATAGACCACCTGGTATCATACCCCACCATTCCACCAGGCATAACAGTGTACAACAGAACAAAAGTAGAGCGGTATTTTTCAGGAATTAGCAAGAGAGACATAAGACGCCTCTATGCACGATTTGAAGGTGATTTTAAACTCTTTGGTTATCGGGAGCCAGATTTCTTGCTGAACTGA